DNA sequence from the Streptomyces sp. CA-210063 genome:
GCGGCGGTCCCTGACGGCAGCGGCCTGAGGGTGGCGACCGGATCCGGCCCTGACCCAGCAACCCCCACCCCAAGACACCCCCGGCGCCCACCGCCCCCGCCCTTCTCCGCCCCCACCCCTGACAACCCCCGCCCTCCCCCTTTCGACCGGCCCACCCCCCGCCGCGCGCCCCCTGCTCATCACGCAGACGGCGACAACCAGCCACTCCCCAGGGCGTTTCCGCCCCTGTTTTCTCGTCGGTCCAGCGCCTTGGGGTTCTGATGCTGGGATGCTGGTGCCTGTTGTACGGGTCGGACCGAAAACGGTGGACGGCCGGGGCGGGCGCGGGTGTCGTGGGGGGACGAGGCGTGGAGGACAGGGTGCGTGTGGTCATCGCCGAGGACTCGGTGCTGTTGAGGGAGGGGCTGACGCGGCTGTTGACCGACCGGGGGCACGACGTCGTGGCGGGGGTCGGGGACGGGAACGCTCTGATCAAGACGATCGCGGAGTGCGCGGCGCAGGGGGATCTGCCGGACGTGGTCGTGGCGGACGTACGGATGCCGCCGACGCATACCGACGAGGGCGTGCGGGCGGCCGTACAGCTGCGGAAACAGCATCCGGAGCTGGGGGTGCTCGTGTTGTCGCAGTACGTGGAGGAGCGGTACGCCACCGAGCTGCTCGCGGGATCCAGTCGCGGCGTCGGGTATCTGCTGAAGGACCGGGTGGCCGAAGTCCGTGAGTTCGTGGACGCGGTCGTGCGGGTGGCGCGGGGAGGTACGGCGCTGGACCCGGAGGTGGTCGCGCAGCTGCTGGGGCGGAGCCGCAAGCAGGACGTGCTCGCGGGACTCACCCCGCGCGAGCGCGAGGTGCTGGGGCTGATGGCGGAGGGGCGGACGAACTCGGCGGTCGCGCGGCAGTTGGTCGTGAGCGACGGGGCCGTCGAGAAGCACGTCAGCAATATCTTTCTGAAGCTCGGGCTGTCCCAGAGCGACGGGGACCACCGGCGGGTTCTGGCGGTGCTCACCTATCTGAATTCATGATCATCCAGCATCCGACACCGTGTCAGTCGCCGAGAACCGTCGTTCGGCGGCGCGCGTCCCCAAAGGAAGCGGCAGGGGTGGGTAAATCATGACAAGTCAGGTCATCCGGCCGTCTCAAAACAGCGTCCATCAGGCGAAAGGTCGAGGGAAGGCCACCCTCGCCGACGTAGGGTTGGTCTTGGGAAGGCCGGCGGGACGGCCGTTCCCGGACAGCCGCCTCAAGGGAGGTCAAGTTCAGTGACCAGCCAGGTCAGCAGCCCAGAGGAGCAGGCCGACAAGGCCGTCTTGGGAGAACTGAGGGAACAGCGCAAACCGGCGGTGACGAAGGACGTCCGCCGGCTCGACCGGGTGATCATTCGGTTCGCGGGCGACTCCGGTGACGGTATGCAGCTCACCGGTGACCGCTTCACCTCCGAAACCGCGTCCTTCGGCAACGACCTCTCCACGTTGCCGAACTTCCCCGCCGAGATCCGCGCCCCCGCCGGCACCCTGCCGGGCGTGTCCAGCTTCCAGTTGCACTTCGCCGACCACGACATCCTCACTCCGGGTGACGCACCGAACGTGCTGGTCGCCATGAATCCGGCCGCGCTGAAGGCGAACATCGGCGACGTACCGCGCGGCGCGGAGATCATCGTCAACACGGACGAGTTCACCAAACGGGCGATGCAGAAGGTCGGGTACGCGACCAGTCCGCTGGAGGACGGCTCACTGGACGGATACAGCGTCCATCCGGTGCCGCTGACCACCCTCACCGTCGAGGCCCTCAAGGAATTCGACCTCACCCGTAAGGAGGCCGAGCGCAGCAAGAACATGTTCGCGCTCGGCCTCTTGTCATGGATGTACCACCGGCCGACCGAGGGCACCGAGAAGTTCCTGGCCGGCAAGTTCGCCAAGAAGCCCGACATCGCGGCGGCCAATATCGCCGCCTTCCGCGCCGGGTGGAACTTCGGTGAGACGACCGAGGACTTCGCCGTCAGTTACGAGGTCGCGCCGGCCACGACCGCCTTCCCCGTCGGCACGTACCGGAACATCTCCGGGAACCTGGCGCTGTCGTACGGGCTGATCGCGGCCTCGCGGCAGGCGGATCTGCCGCTCTACCTGGGGTCCTATCCGATCACCCCGGCCTCGGACATCCTGCATGAGCTGAGCCGGCACAAGAACTTCGGCGTGCGCACCTTCCAGGCCGAGGACGAGATCGCGGGCATCGGCGCGGCGCTGGGGGCCGCCTTCGGGGGTTCCCTGGCGGTCACGACGACCTCCGGTCCCGGTGTGGCGCTGAAGTCGGAGACCATCGGGCTCGCCGTCTCCCTCGAACTGCCGCTCCTCGTCATCGACATCCAGCGCGGCGGACCGTCCACCGGGCTGCCGACCAAGACGGAGCAGGCGGATCTGCTCCAGGCGATGTACGGCAGAAACGGCGAGGCCCCGGTGCCGGTGCTCGCGCCGCGCACACCGGCCGACTGTTTCGACGCGGCCGTCGAGGCGGCCCGGATCGCGCTGACGTACCGCACGCCGGTGTTCCTGCTGTCCGACGGCTACCTGGCCAACGGCAGCGAGCCGTGGCGCATCCCCGAGCCCGACGAACTCCCCGACCTCACCGTGCAGTTCGCCCAGGGACCCAACCACACCCTCGACGACGGCACCGAGGCCTTCTGGCCGTACAAGCGCGACCCGCAGACCCTGGCCCGCCCATGGGCCATCCCGGGCACGCCGGGGCTGGAACACCGGATCGGCGGCATCGAGAAGCAGGACGGCACGGGCAACATCTCGTACGACCCCGCCAACCACGACTTCATGGTGCGCACCCGGCAGGCGAAGATCGACGGGATCGATGTGCCCGATGTCGAGGTCGACGATCCGCACGAGGCGCGCACGCTCGTGCTGGGCTGGGGCTCGACGTACGGGCCGATCACGGCGGCGGTACGGCGGCTGCGTACGGCCGGGGAGTCCATCGCGCAGGCCCATCTGCGGCATCTCAACCCCTTCCCGCGGAATCTCGGGGCGGTGCTGAGGCGTTACGACAAGGTGGTGGTCCCCGAGATGAACCTCGGGCAGCTCGCCACGCTGATCCGGGCGAAGTACCTGGTCGACGCCCACTCGTACAACCAGGTGAACGGCATGCCGTTCAAGGCGGAGCAGCTCGCCACGGCTCTCAAGGAGGCCATCGATGGCTGAGAGGTCCACGGAAGGCACGGGTACGGGCGGCACGATCGAGGCGCTCTCCCTGGTGCCGAAGGCCGAGGCCAGGCAGTCGATGAAGGACTTCAAGTCCGACCAGGAAGTGCGCTGGTGCCCCGGCTGTGGTGACTACGCGATCCTCGCCGCCGTGCAGGGCTTCATGCCCGGGCTCGGTCTGGCCAAGGAGAACATCGTCTTCGTCTCGGGCATCGGCTGCTCGTCCCGGTTCCCGTACTACATGGACACGTACGGGATGCACTCCATCCACGGGCGGGCGCCGGCGATCGCGACCGGGCTCGCCACCTCGCGGCGCGATCTGTCCGTGTGGGTCGTCACCGGTGACGGCGACGCGCTGTCCATCGGCGGCAACCATCTGATCCACGCCCTGCGCCGCAATGTGAACCTCAAGATCCTGCTCTTCAACAACCGGATCTACGGTCTGACGAAGGGGCAGTACAGCCCGACGTCGGAGGTCGGGAAGATCACCAAGTCGACGCCGATGGGCTCGCTGGACGCGCCCTTCAATCCGGTGTCGCTGGCGATCGGGGCGGAGGCGTCGTTCGTGGCGCGGACCGTCGACTCCGACCGCAAGCATCTGACCGAGGTGCTGCGGCAGGCCGCCGCCCATCCGGGCACGGCACTCGTCGAGATCTACCAGAACTGCAACATCTTCAACGACGGCGCCTTCGAGGTCCTCAAGGACCGGCAGCAGGCCGAGGAGGCCGTGATCCGGCTGGAGCACGGGCAGCAGATCCGGTTCGGGGCGGACGGCGCACGGGGTGTCGTACGGGACGAGGCGACCGGTGATCTGAAGGTGGTCACCGTCACGCCGGAGAACGCGTCCCGGATCCTGGTCCACGACGCGCACTCCGCGTCCCCGACCACGGCCTTCGCGCTCTCCCGCCTCGCCGACCCGGACACCCTCCACCACACGCCCATCGGTGTCCTCCGGTCCGTCGAACGGCCCGTCTACGACACCCAGATGGCCGACCAACTCGACACCGCCATCGAGCAGAACGGCAAGGGCGACCTGTCGGCGCTGCTGGCGGGCGGGGACACGTGGACGGTGGTCGGCTAGCCGCCGCTACGGCCGTCTCTCGGGGCCCGGGTCTGGTTCAGGCCCGGGCCTCGTCGTATCTCCGCCGTGCCTTCTGCACGTCGTCCATGCGGTCCTCGGTCCAGTTCGCCAGGGCGCGTACCTGTTCGGCGGCCTCGCGGCCGAGGTCGGTGAGGGAGTAGTCGACGCGGGGCGGGATCACGGGCTTGGCGTCGCGGTGGACGAGGCCGTCGCGCTCCAGGGTCTGGAGGGTCTGCGTGAGCATCTTCTCGCTGACGCGGCCGATGGCCCGGCGCAGCTCACTGAAGCGGTACGGCCGGTCGAGCAGTTCGATGAGGACGAGGACGCCCCAGCGGCTGGTGACGTGCTCCAGGACGAGGCGGTAGGGGCACATGCCCTCACCGTCCATGGCGTACTTGCTCGCGGGCTGCATCGCTTTCTCACTTACGGCCATGCCAGTACCTTACTTCAAAGTGGGTACTTTCGCAGAGTTAGCGCACCCCCTAGGGTTAGTGATGCACCCGCCCCCCTGGAGGAGTTTCATCATGAGCATCGTCGTCACCGGAGCGACCGGAAACCTCGGCAAGTTCGTCGTCGAGGGGCTGCTGGAGAAGGTTCCGGCCGAGCAGATCACGGCCGTCGTCCGCAGCGAGGAGAAGGGCGCCGGGTTCGCGGCGCGCGGCGTGAAGATCGCCGTCGCCGACTACAACAGCCCCGAGACCTTCGACAGTCTGTTCGCCGCCGGTGACAAGGTGCTGC
Encoded proteins:
- a CDS encoding 2-oxoacid:ferredoxin oxidoreductase subunit beta, which gives rise to MAERSTEGTGTGGTIEALSLVPKAEARQSMKDFKSDQEVRWCPGCGDYAILAAVQGFMPGLGLAKENIVFVSGIGCSSRFPYYMDTYGMHSIHGRAPAIATGLATSRRDLSVWVVTGDGDALSIGGNHLIHALRRNVNLKILLFNNRIYGLTKGQYSPTSEVGKITKSTPMGSLDAPFNPVSLAIGAEASFVARTVDSDRKHLTEVLRQAAAHPGTALVEIYQNCNIFNDGAFEVLKDRQQAEEAVIRLEHGQQIRFGADGARGVVRDEATGDLKVVTVTPENASRILVHDAHSASPTTAFALSRLADPDTLHHTPIGVLRSVERPVYDTQMADQLDTAIEQNGKGDLSALLAGGDTWTVVG
- a CDS encoding winged helix-turn-helix transcriptional regulator codes for the protein MAVSEKAMQPASKYAMDGEGMCPYRLVLEHVTSRWGVLVLIELLDRPYRFSELRRAIGRVSEKMLTQTLQTLERDGLVHRDAKPVIPPRVDYSLTDLGREAAEQVRALANWTEDRMDDVQKARRRYDEARA
- a CDS encoding response regulator transcription factor, producing MRVVIAEDSVLLREGLTRLLTDRGHDVVAGVGDGNALIKTIAECAAQGDLPDVVVADVRMPPTHTDEGVRAAVQLRKQHPELGVLVLSQYVEERYATELLAGSSRGVGYLLKDRVAEVREFVDAVVRVARGGTALDPEVVAQLLGRSRKQDVLAGLTPREREVLGLMAEGRTNSAVARQLVVSDGAVEKHVSNIFLKLGLSQSDGDHRRVLAVLTYLNS
- a CDS encoding 2-oxoacid:acceptor oxidoreductase subunit alpha; translated protein: MTSQVSSPEEQADKAVLGELREQRKPAVTKDVRRLDRVIIRFAGDSGDGMQLTGDRFTSETASFGNDLSTLPNFPAEIRAPAGTLPGVSSFQLHFADHDILTPGDAPNVLVAMNPAALKANIGDVPRGAEIIVNTDEFTKRAMQKVGYATSPLEDGSLDGYSVHPVPLTTLTVEALKEFDLTRKEAERSKNMFALGLLSWMYHRPTEGTEKFLAGKFAKKPDIAAANIAAFRAGWNFGETTEDFAVSYEVAPATTAFPVGTYRNISGNLALSYGLIAASRQADLPLYLGSYPITPASDILHELSRHKNFGVRTFQAEDEIAGIGAALGAAFGGSLAVTTTSGPGVALKSETIGLAVSLELPLLVIDIQRGGPSTGLPTKTEQADLLQAMYGRNGEAPVPVLAPRTPADCFDAAVEAARIALTYRTPVFLLSDGYLANGSEPWRIPEPDELPDLTVQFAQGPNHTLDDGTEAFWPYKRDPQTLARPWAIPGTPGLEHRIGGIEKQDGTGNISYDPANHDFMVRTRQAKIDGIDVPDVEVDDPHEARTLVLGWGSTYGPITAAVRRLRTAGESIAQAHLRHLNPFPRNLGAVLRRYDKVVVPEMNLGQLATLIRAKYLVDAHSYNQVNGMPFKAEQLATALKEAIDG